In one window of uncultured Sphaerochaeta sp. DNA:
- a CDS encoding cytidylate kinase-like family protein, with the protein MSTNTVFTIGRQFGSGGRQVGKNLAEKLGIPFYDKELIAISAQDSGLSEALFSNADEKATSSIFYSLVMGNYPMASGALGVTEMPLNDQLFLIQSKTIKRLASEGSCVIVGRCADYILREMENTINIFIHADLESRAERAIRVYEIEEKKAEDICLKTDKQRANFYNYYSDRKWGMCRTYDLSLDSGKLGIDGCVDQIINYEQLWQKNKGKAI; encoded by the coding sequence ATGAGTACAAACACCGTATTTACCATTGGACGACAGTTTGGAAGCGGCGGACGGCAAGTAGGGAAGAATCTGGCGGAAAAACTGGGAATTCCCTTCTATGACAAAGAACTCATAGCGATCAGTGCACAGGACAGCGGCCTTAGTGAGGCGCTCTTCTCAAACGCTGATGAGAAAGCGACCAGCAGTATCTTCTACTCTCTTGTAATGGGTAACTATCCTATGGCCAGTGGAGCCCTGGGTGTTACAGAGATGCCACTGAATGACCAACTTTTCCTCATACAGAGCAAGACGATCAAGCGACTCGCCTCAGAAGGGTCTTGTGTGATTGTGGGCAGGTGTGCCGATTACATTCTCAGGGAGATGGAGAATACCATCAATATCTTCATCCATGCAGATTTGGAGAGTAGGGCAGAACGTGCAATTCGTGTGTATGAGATTGAAGAGAAGAAAGCTGAGGATATATGTCTGAAAACAGACAAGCAAAGGGCCAACTTCTACAACTACTACAGTGATCGTAAGTGGGGGATGTGCCGTACCTATGATCTGAGTCTTGACAGTGGAAAGCTTGGAATTGATGGCTGTGTGGATCAGATCATCAACTATGAACAGCTTTGGCAGAAGAATAAAGGTAAGGCGATCTGA
- a CDS encoding DJ-1 family glyoxalase III, whose translation MIPSVLVILAEGFEEVEAITPIDLLRRSGAKVTVASLDTLAVKGAHGIVVHADTTLASCKKKPFDCVVLPGGGQGSKNLAASFEVLEKVIETAQSGVVAAICAAPAVVLGKTGLLDGKRVTGYPGTEDNCPGLVLENESFIVDGSLVTGQGPGAAMPFSLALIGVLFDQQTQEAITEQLKYKG comes from the coding sequence ATGATTCCCTCAGTTTTGGTAATCCTTGCAGAAGGTTTTGAGGAAGTCGAGGCTATCACGCCGATTGATCTACTTAGGCGAAGTGGGGCAAAAGTCACTGTGGCTTCACTTGATACACTTGCAGTGAAGGGTGCCCATGGCATTGTAGTTCATGCCGATACCACTCTAGCATCCTGTAAGAAGAAGCCATTCGATTGTGTGGTCCTTCCAGGGGGAGGGCAAGGGTCGAAAAATCTTGCTGCATCTTTCGAGGTTTTGGAGAAGGTTATTGAGACGGCCCAGAGCGGGGTGGTCGCCGCCATTTGTGCAGCTCCAGCAGTTGTCCTTGGCAAGACCGGCTTGTTGGATGGAAAACGGGTGACAGGATATCCAGGGACAGAGGATAACTGTCCTGGATTGGTTCTAGAGAATGAGTCGTTTATTGTGGACGGATCGTTGGTTACCGGACAAGGACCTGGGGCTGCCATGCCGTTCTCTTTGGCGCTTATCGGTGTATTGTTTGACCAACAGACGCAAGAAGCTATAACAGAACAACTGAAGTACAAGGGGTAA
- the cysK gene encoding cysteine synthase A, with amino-acid sequence MSGHIYQDITEKIGKTPLVKIHRLHDGDATVLAKLESFNPLSSVKDRVALSMIEGAEQRGLLSADSVIIEPTSGNTGVGLAYVAAVKGYRLIITMPETMSVERRKLLSALGAELVLTEGALGMKGSIAKAEELAKQIPHAFIPSQFDNPDNPAVHYRTTGVEIWEDTAHNVDLFVAGVGTGGTISGVGKYLKEQNPQVKIVAVEPSTSPVLSAGYGGPHKIQGIGAGFVPGNLDRSIIDEIVTVEDAKAGKTARSLAKQEGLLVGISSGAAMYVALQFAADPAWKGKTIVVLLPDSGERYLSTWLFEED; translated from the coding sequence ATGAGTGGACATATTTACCAGGACATCACAGAGAAAATTGGAAAAACACCCTTGGTCAAGATCCATCGACTTCATGATGGGGATGCGACTGTGCTTGCGAAGCTTGAGAGCTTCAATCCTCTCTCCAGTGTGAAGGATCGTGTAGCCCTGTCCATGATCGAAGGAGCCGAGCAGCGTGGCCTGCTTTCAGCTGATTCGGTCATTATCGAGCCTACCAGTGGGAACACTGGGGTAGGATTAGCTTATGTTGCTGCGGTAAAAGGCTATCGATTGATTATCACGATGCCTGAGACGATGAGTGTTGAAAGACGAAAACTCCTCTCTGCATTGGGTGCTGAATTGGTCCTGACCGAAGGTGCACTCGGCATGAAAGGATCCATTGCAAAGGCAGAGGAGCTAGCCAAGCAGATTCCCCATGCATTCATACCAAGCCAGTTTGACAACCCCGACAATCCAGCTGTCCATTATCGTACAACTGGTGTTGAGATCTGGGAGGATACCGCACATAACGTCGACCTATTTGTTGCAGGTGTCGGTACCGGTGGAACCATCAGTGGGGTAGGTAAGTATCTCAAGGAACAAAATCCCCAAGTAAAGATTGTTGCTGTTGAACCCTCAACCAGCCCAGTGCTGAGTGCAGGATATGGTGGTCCTCACAAGATCCAAGGCATTGGAGCAGGATTTGTTCCCGGTAATCTCGATCGTTCAATTATCGATGAGATAGTGACCGTTGAGGATGCAAAGGCAGGAAAGACTGCACGGTCTCTTGCAAAGCAGGAGGGGCTGTTGGTTGGCATTTCCAGTGGGGCAGCAATGTATGTTGCGCTCCAGTTTGCGGCAGATCCAGCGTGGAAGGGTAAGACCATCGTTGTTCTGCTCCCTGATTCTGGAGAACGGTATTTATCTACCTGGTTGTTCGAAGAAGACTAG
- a CDS encoding DUF1846 domain-containing protein — translation MGVIGFDNEKYLEEQRHYILERVKQSDGKLYLECGGKLLFDYHASRVLPGFDPNVKMRVFQSLKEQIDVIICIHSGDIERRKMRSDFGITYDTDVFKMIDDFSKWGLKVTRVVITRFDEEPGSVHFKNILEQRGITVYTHRATHGYPNNVDLIVSDEGYGANPYIETDRPVVIVTGPGPGSGKLGTCLSQMYHDYKAGRHSGYSKFETFPIWNLPIDHPVNIAYESATADIGDKNLIDHFHASAYNQITVNYSRDLEAYPLLNRILSKITGEDCLYKSPTDMGVNRCGFGIINDEVVRKAGEQEIIRRYYRAACEYVQGIGTKDTVERSLSIMDGAKLSSENRSVVPAAKQALERGIERNKGINGIVCAAAIELPDGRIVTGCNSPFLHASSALILNAVKVLADIDHEIDLIPPAIVQSVTAMKRDVLKGRGVSLNLDEVLICLAMSCAISEDAKRASEVLPLLNGCEVHMTHIPSSGDSSGLRKLVLNVTSEPRFPTSSMYNPA, via the coding sequence GTGGGAGTAATTGGATTTGACAATGAGAAGTATCTGGAGGAGCAACGTCACTATATCCTCGAGCGAGTGAAGCAGAGTGATGGCAAGCTCTATCTGGAATGTGGAGGCAAGCTCCTGTTTGACTACCACGCATCACGCGTACTTCCCGGTTTCGACCCGAATGTGAAGATGCGTGTATTTCAGTCACTCAAGGAACAGATTGATGTCATCATCTGTATCCATAGTGGTGATATAGAACGACGCAAAATGCGGAGTGATTTCGGTATCACCTATGATACGGATGTATTCAAGATGATTGACGACTTCTCAAAGTGGGGGTTGAAGGTCACCCGTGTGGTAATAACCAGATTTGATGAGGAACCAGGCTCAGTCCACTTCAAGAATATTCTTGAGCAACGTGGCATTACCGTCTACACCCATCGTGCAACACACGGATACCCGAACAATGTAGACCTGATTGTCAGTGACGAAGGATATGGTGCAAACCCGTACATTGAAACCGACCGACCAGTCGTTATCGTGACCGGTCCTGGTCCGGGTTCCGGAAAGCTTGGTACCTGCCTCTCACAGATGTATCATGACTATAAGGCTGGACGGCATAGTGGATACTCAAAGTTCGAGACGTTCCCGATCTGGAACCTGCCCATTGATCATCCGGTGAATATTGCTTATGAGAGTGCAACCGCTGATATCGGGGACAAGAACCTGATCGACCACTTTCATGCAAGTGCCTATAACCAGATTACGGTCAATTATTCCAGGGATCTGGAAGCATATCCTCTTCTCAACCGGATCTTGAGCAAGATTACCGGCGAGGATTGTCTTTACAAGAGTCCCACCGATATGGGAGTCAATCGATGTGGATTTGGTATTATCAATGATGAGGTTGTCAGGAAAGCTGGTGAACAGGAGATTATCAGACGCTACTATCGAGCTGCCTGTGAATATGTCCAGGGTATCGGCACCAAGGATACCGTCGAGCGAAGCCTGTCAATCATGGATGGTGCGAAGCTTTCCAGTGAAAACCGCAGTGTTGTTCCTGCAGCCAAGCAAGCCCTCGAGCGAGGCATTGAGCGGAATAAGGGCATAAATGGAATTGTATGTGCAGCAGCAATTGAATTGCCTGATGGGCGGATCGTCACCGGGTGCAATTCACCATTCTTGCACGCTTCTTCTGCCTTGATCCTCAACGCAGTGAAGGTGCTTGCGGATATAGATCACGAAATCGACCTCATTCCTCCAGCAATCGTACAGTCAGTGACAGCGATGAAGCGTGATGTGCTCAAGGGCAGGGGTGTAAGCCTGAATCTTGATGAGGTGCTCATCTGTCTGGCTATGAGTTGCGCGATCAGCGAAGATGCCAAGAGAGCGAGTGAGGTTCTCCCACTTCTCAATGGATGTGAAGTGCATATGACCCATATCCCCAGCAGTGGAGACTCCTCAGGGTTGAGGAAGCTGGTGCTCAATGTTACCAGTGAACCAAGGTTCCCCACCTCTTCCATGTATAACCCAGCTTAG
- a CDS encoding FKBP-type peptidyl-prolyl cis-trans isomerase N-terminal domain-containing protein, with translation MNKPNRTKMIVTLLVMMLISTALFAAGAKEAHPDAVTVRVLSAFDQQGQRAFTVRTLENVDFVFMTNNMTESTYPIASLSRGDYLEVVVENGIASHIRYINPLVATGVLPYNISTAQATELESLEDRFSYTYGFMLIQSFANQGLFFDAGYYVKGALDGYKDSQSDSMSGYYTLEELYANVEQYQAEIWSLGLAQTDYGKSYDSIDDVRGLNKPEGIADAFSYTYGYLLALNMSGQGIHVNGDLYASGALDYACGNHLLMNEAEMQTAFIEYQAELEKEYDAWLAEVAVTNLEEAEAFLEQNKSNDGVITTASGLQYQVLTPAEGKKPSLTDTVEVNYQLQMADGTVIESSYDRGETAHFPVDGLIDGFTEALLTMNTGSVVRTWIHPSLGYGEAGTDTILPNALLVFDIELVGIDK, from the coding sequence ATGAACAAACCTAATCGAACAAAAATGATTGTGACCTTGTTGGTGATGATGCTCATCTCCACTGCACTGTTTGCAGCTGGGGCAAAAGAAGCCCATCCCGATGCAGTCACTGTGCGAGTACTTTCCGCTTTCGACCAGCAAGGCCAGAGAGCTTTTACTGTCAGGACCTTGGAAAACGTGGACTTTGTCTTCATGACAAACAATATGACAGAGTCAACATACCCCATTGCATCGCTTTCGCGAGGTGATTACCTGGAAGTAGTGGTAGAGAATGGCATAGCTTCACATATCCGCTACATCAACCCCTTGGTTGCTACCGGTGTACTTCCCTACAACATCAGTACTGCACAGGCAACAGAACTGGAGAGCCTTGAAGACCGTTTCAGCTACACCTATGGATTTATGCTGATCCAGTCCTTCGCTAACCAGGGATTGTTCTTTGATGCTGGATACTATGTAAAGGGTGCCCTCGATGGATACAAGGACTCCCAGAGCGATTCAATGAGTGGATATTACACCCTTGAAGAGCTGTACGCTAATGTCGAGCAGTATCAGGCAGAAATCTGGAGCCTCGGTCTAGCCCAAACCGATTATGGCAAGTCCTATGACAGTATCGATGATGTAAGGGGTCTGAATAAGCCTGAGGGAATTGCAGACGCCTTCAGTTACACCTATGGTTACCTGTTGGCACTGAATATGTCCGGTCAGGGCATCCATGTAAATGGAGACCTCTATGCAAGCGGAGCCTTGGACTATGCATGCGGCAATCATCTGTTGATGAATGAGGCTGAAATGCAGACTGCCTTCATCGAATACCAGGCGGAACTGGAAAAAGAGTACGATGCATGGCTTGCTGAAGTTGCAGTAACCAACCTTGAGGAAGCTGAGGCTTTCCTGGAACAGAACAAGTCCAATGATGGTGTCATCACCACAGCCAGTGGCCTGCAATATCAGGTATTGACCCCTGCAGAAGGAAAGAAGCCTTCCTTGACTGATACCGTAGAGGTAAACTACCAGCTCCAAATGGCTGACGGGACTGTCATCGAGAGTTCCTATGACCGAGGGGAGACTGCTCACTTCCCTGTAGATGGATTGATCGACGGGTTCACTGAAGCGCTGCTTACCATGAACACCGGAAGTGTGGTAAGGACCTGGATTCACCCAAGCCTTGGCTATGGTGAAGCAGGAACTGATACCATTCTTCCCAATGCACTGCTTGTCTTTGACATTGAGCTCGTCGGTATCGACAAGTAA
- a CDS encoding Rrf2 family transcriptional regulator, which yields MKISTRGRYGLRLLVDLAEHQNEGPVALSHVAHRQELSEKYLQQVALLLTRGGFLVSIKGAGGGYQLKESPEKIFIYDVLDLLEGNITFEETSQGQESAIERVIRLHFYQKLDQEVRKVFENVSLAEVTRAEWFTYMI from the coding sequence ATGAAAATTTCCACACGAGGTCGTTACGGCCTAAGATTGCTTGTAGATTTGGCTGAACACCAGAATGAGGGTCCTGTGGCACTCTCCCATGTTGCACACCGGCAGGAGCTCAGTGAGAAATACTTGCAGCAAGTTGCACTGCTTCTTACCCGGGGTGGCTTCCTTGTTTCCATCAAGGGAGCTGGAGGTGGATACCAGCTCAAGGAGAGCCCGGAGAAGATTTTTATCTATGATGTACTCGATCTTCTGGAAGGAAATATTACCTTTGAGGAAACATCACAAGGACAGGAATCAGCTATTGAGCGGGTGATCAGGTTGCACTTCTACCAGAAATTGGATCAGGAAGTACGTAAGGTATTTGAAAATGTCAGCTTGGCTGAGGTGACCAGGGCAGAGTGGTTTACCTACATGATCTGA
- a CDS encoding nucleoside deaminase: MPTITRKKPNEQDIQLLYETVRIAHQAKEKGNHPFGALLADKDGKILLEQMNDFEEGGSAMHAETLLLFKASKLYDPQFLATCSLYTNAEPCVMCTGAMYWTNVKRLVFGITEEKLLELTGADEQNPTFNLPSHEVLAHGQKDMEVVGPAEDDALIKAIVEDHLSFWVH; encoded by the coding sequence ATGCCTACCATCACAAGAAAGAAACCCAATGAACAAGATATACAGTTGTTGTATGAAACAGTCAGAATTGCCCATCAGGCAAAAGAGAAAGGTAACCATCCCTTTGGTGCCTTGTTGGCCGACAAGGATGGCAAGATCCTGCTTGAGCAGATGAATGATTTCGAGGAAGGCGGTTCTGCAATGCATGCAGAGACCCTTCTGCTCTTCAAGGCAAGCAAGCTGTACGACCCCCAGTTCCTTGCAACGTGCTCGCTCTATACCAATGCTGAGCCATGCGTTATGTGTACCGGAGCAATGTACTGGACCAATGTAAAAAGGCTTGTCTTTGGTATTACTGAGGAGAAACTTCTTGAGCTGACCGGAGCTGATGAGCAGAATCCCACGTTCAATCTTCCCAGCCATGAAGTTCTCGCCCATGGTCAGAAGGATATGGAAGTGGTAGGGCCAGCGGAAGATGATGCCCTGATCAAGGCAATCGTGGAAGATCATCTTTCCTTCTGGGTGCATTGA
- a CDS encoding DNA glycosylase, whose protein sequence is MNDTLINLEATLFCGQTFAWTKEGSTYEAVLGGRHIMFEEADFPTLVAEDALFSHYFDMEWEYDEAERELSARDPHLSMLISRYRSIHILNQDPWEVLVSFLLSQNNNIKRIRGMYRTLSRTYGTKVSPGVFAFPRPEQLEEVSESAFRALGMGFRAPYLISAISHVDLLEPIQSLDYLSAKELLKSIRGVGEKVASCILLFGYHHMEAFPLDTWMQKVMKRHYPTKDETFFAPYAALAQQYLFHGERLGGKQ, encoded by the coding sequence ATGAATGATACCCTGATCAATCTCGAGGCTACGTTGTTTTGTGGGCAAACATTTGCTTGGACCAAGGAAGGCTCAACCTATGAAGCGGTGCTGGGAGGGCGTCATATCATGTTTGAGGAAGCTGACTTCCCCACATTGGTGGCAGAGGATGCCCTCTTCTCTCATTATTTCGATATGGAGTGGGAGTATGATGAGGCTGAGCGTGAGCTTAGCGCACGAGACCCCCATCTCTCCATGCTCATCAGTCGGTATCGGAGTATTCACATACTCAACCAAGATCCATGGGAAGTGTTGGTCAGTTTTCTTCTCAGTCAGAACAACAATATCAAGCGGATTCGTGGCATGTATCGAACCCTTTCGAGAACCTATGGGACTAAGGTTTCCCCCGGTGTATTTGCCTTTCCTCGGCCAGAGCAGCTTGAGGAGGTCAGTGAGTCAGCGTTTAGGGCACTGGGCATGGGGTTCAGGGCTCCCTACCTTATCAGCGCCATCTCCCATGTCGATCTGCTTGAACCCATCCAATCCCTGGACTACCTGTCTGCAAAAGAGTTGCTCAAGAGCATCAGGGGAGTAGGGGAGAAGGTTGCCTCATGCATTTTGCTGTTTGGGTATCATCATATGGAAGCATTCCCACTCGATACCTGGATGCAGAAGGTGATGAAGCGACACTATCCCACAAAAGATGAAACATTCTTTGCACCGTACGCTGCACTTGCTCAGCAGTACCTGTTCCATGGGGAGCGTCTAGGAGGTAAGCAGTGA
- a CDS encoding AbrB family transcriptional regulator, whose amino-acid sequence MNLLPLLILHGVGATGALVLRRLRIPAGTLIGALVAVMILNSFQSTPTTYPEDLRVFVQIFSGLVIGTRFTRDDIKTLKTMVFPIIILVVVLLSTNLLFAFIMEHFTSLSFMTSFFACAPGGVSDLALVATDFGAVMEHVALLQLFRLVSVIIVFPPMIRAMLKIDDRSSPAQASTRVGSSRSVSPTWFLATIACALTGGLLFNAAAIPAGAILGSIVGVALLNLVSDKATYPRILKMLVQIAAGSYIGSRITVQTLFEIKVLLLPALILTIELFFMAFVTAAILHKVCSLDWATSLFSSTPGGIQEMGLISDELGLETPKIVLMHTFRILAVLGVLPLIAGLFGGI is encoded by the coding sequence ATGAATTTACTTCCATTACTCATATTGCATGGTGTCGGGGCTACAGGGGCACTGGTTTTACGGCGGTTGCGAATACCTGCAGGGACCTTGATTGGAGCCCTTGTTGCGGTGATGATCCTCAACAGTTTTCAGTCCACTCCCACTACATATCCTGAAGATCTTCGTGTATTTGTCCAGATCTTCAGTGGTTTGGTGATCGGGACCCGTTTCACCCGTGATGATATCAAAACGCTGAAAACCATGGTATTCCCGATCATCATCCTGGTGGTGGTACTACTCTCGACCAACCTCCTCTTTGCCTTCATCATGGAACATTTCACCAGCTTGAGTTTTATGACAAGTTTTTTTGCGTGTGCTCCTGGAGGAGTATCGGATTTGGCTCTGGTAGCTACTGATTTCGGGGCAGTAATGGAACATGTTGCACTTTTGCAGCTCTTCCGCTTGGTCTCCGTGATCATAGTATTCCCCCCAATGATCAGGGCAATGCTCAAGATCGATGACCGCTCTTCCCCAGCACAAGCGTCAACACGAGTTGGCTCATCCAGGTCGGTCTCTCCTACTTGGTTCCTTGCCACTATCGCTTGTGCATTGACCGGTGGGTTGCTTTTCAATGCTGCAGCAATCCCTGCAGGAGCAATCCTTGGTTCCATCGTAGGGGTTGCACTGCTTAACCTTGTCAGCGACAAGGCAACCTATCCAAGAATACTGAAAATGTTGGTGCAAATAGCGGCAGGATCCTATATAGGAAGCAGAATCACTGTGCAGACCCTTTTTGAGATCAAGGTGTTGTTGCTCCCTGCACTCATCCTGACCATTGAACTCTTTTTCATGGCATTTGTCACAGCGGCAATCCTGCACAAGGTCTGTTCACTGGACTGGGCAACCAGTCTCTTCTCATCCACCCCTGGAGGAATCCAAGAGATGGGGTTAATCAGTGACGAATTGGGACTGGAAACCCCCAAAATCGTCCTGATGCATACATTTCGCATCCTGGCGGTCCTGGGGGTACTTCCCTTGATAGCCGGTCTTTTTGGTGGTATCTAA
- a CDS encoding cyclase family protein, translated as MIPVSVVGIRFDQFPPSVHSKFSFTEKQLSAITIKLRKQTRSDAVILLSTCDRVEVWCENPQIDCKEPFLRALSLPVLIWAEHTYSIFAEEAIEHLFTLACGLLSPLFGEDQIISQIHTSLLRSRIHGCASPRMEYLFREAITTAKAVQSKVDLQVPDETLAEAVLALLEKREVEKKVMIIGSSALSRLVAKVLSGNGYQVSMTFRDLEKADLLLPRGVKALAYEERFDHFPAYSVVISATKGMEYTVDLDSPDGPGLFIDLAPVRDINPVLAERKGVPVLTVEDFAVSLPRREAATAEASTIVSERLGKAVHYLTSRHQVEVVQRMAGQAANDLVYRLNSLLASHKLDLDFRKDLYETARKAFSHQLYQERKRETAIGRYDLSICLESGHALYEGDPDTILEPLHTIESEGWNLTRISLGSHSGTHMDSPSHLLKGGKTLDTYPLSRFFATAYVMDCRNLEIIDPEDIPELDPSCDAVLFCTGGRAQLSVAAVNCLLARGIRLFGFDTPNCDRSGDLSFPVHHAIFAQDALIIENLVKLDKVVSKVVQLTCLPLSFKNADGAPTRAIATVR; from the coding sequence GTGATACCTGTATCAGTAGTTGGGATCCGTTTTGATCAGTTCCCTCCTTCAGTCCATTCGAAATTCTCATTCACTGAAAAACAGCTTAGTGCCATAACTATTAAACTGCGTAAGCAAACCCGTAGTGATGCGGTTATCCTGCTTTCCACCTGTGACCGCGTGGAAGTGTGGTGTGAAAACCCACAAATTGATTGCAAGGAGCCGTTCCTCAGGGCACTCTCTCTTCCTGTACTCATATGGGCTGAGCACACCTACAGTATCTTCGCTGAAGAGGCGATTGAGCATCTGTTCACATTGGCATGTGGACTGCTCAGTCCCCTTTTTGGTGAGGACCAGATTATCAGCCAGATACACACAAGTCTCTTGAGAAGTCGAATCCATGGCTGTGCTTCACCCAGAATGGAGTATCTCTTCAGGGAAGCGATCACCACGGCAAAAGCAGTTCAATCGAAGGTTGACCTACAGGTTCCGGATGAGACCCTGGCTGAGGCAGTGCTTGCGCTTCTTGAGAAGCGGGAAGTCGAAAAGAAGGTGATGATAATCGGGAGTAGTGCCCTCTCTCGTCTTGTGGCAAAGGTCCTCTCGGGGAATGGCTACCAGGTAAGTATGACATTCCGTGATCTTGAGAAAGCAGATCTTTTGCTGCCAAGGGGAGTGAAGGCACTCGCCTATGAGGAGCGTTTTGATCATTTTCCCGCATACAGTGTGGTAATCAGTGCAACGAAGGGGATGGAGTACACTGTTGATCTCGACAGCCCCGATGGCCCCGGGCTGTTTATTGACCTTGCTCCGGTGCGGGATATCAATCCAGTACTGGCTGAGAGGAAGGGGGTTCCAGTACTCACGGTGGAAGACTTTGCTGTCTCCCTGCCCCGTAGGGAAGCGGCTACTGCCGAAGCAAGCACCATAGTCTCTGAGCGTCTGGGAAAGGCTGTGCACTATCTGACCTCCCGACATCAGGTGGAGGTAGTGCAACGTATGGCAGGCCAGGCTGCAAACGACTTGGTCTATCGGCTCAATAGCTTGCTGGCTTCACACAAACTGGACCTTGATTTCCGCAAGGATCTCTATGAGACCGCCAGGAAGGCATTCAGTCATCAACTCTACCAGGAGAGAAAGAGGGAAACTGCCATAGGACGGTACGACCTTTCCATATGCTTGGAAAGTGGCCATGCGCTTTATGAGGGGGACCCTGATACCATTCTCGAACCATTGCATACCATCGAGAGCGAGGGGTGGAACCTGACCAGGATCTCACTTGGTTCTCATTCGGGTACCCATATGGACAGTCCTTCTCATCTGCTGAAGGGAGGAAAAACTCTCGATACCTACCCGCTCTCCAGGTTCTTTGCCACTGCCTATGTGATGGATTGCAGGAATCTTGAAATAATTGACCCAGAAGATATTCCTGAACTCGATCCTTCCTGTGATGCTGTCCTGTTCTGTACGGGAGGGAGGGCACAACTGAGTGTGGCCGCAGTAAACTGTCTGCTTGCAAGGGGAATTCGTTTATTTGGGTTTGATACCCCTAATTGTGATCGTAGCGGAGATCTCTCGTTTCCTGTCCATCATGCCATCTTTGCTCAGGATGCCTTGATCATCGAGAACTTGGTCAAACTGGATAAGGTAGTTTCCAAGGTGGTACAGCTTACCTGTCTCCCGCTCTCATTCAAGAATGCAGACGGCGCTCCCACTCGGGCTATTGCCACTGTAAGGTAG
- a CDS encoding GntR family transcriptional regulator — protein MSETISSQLIDHIYDTLRDQIRSGVLPGGTKLSENTLAATFACSRTPVREALKRLDQDGFVVTIAHSGTYVKDLTMQEYQHLTEVRAYLEALAIRSACEQHADVTVLEQILDTMDGLIEDKGPFHIQKFSELHYRFHFELVSLAGNDLLTLTYSRLNLGEAALLFSQTLNKRGLKKTQDEHRKLVAAIKSHDAIKGERFMLAHLWRKRNQFKKQDQEG, from the coding sequence ATGTCAGAAACTATAAGCAGCCAATTGATTGATCATATCTATGATACCCTACGGGACCAGATTCGAAGTGGCGTTCTCCCGGGGGGTACAAAGCTCTCTGAAAACACATTGGCAGCAACATTTGCATGCAGCAGGACTCCGGTGAGAGAAGCCCTCAAGCGATTGGACCAAGATGGGTTTGTGGTTACCATCGCCCATAGTGGGACCTATGTAAAAGACCTGACCATGCAGGAATACCAGCATCTGACTGAAGTACGAGCATACCTCGAAGCGCTTGCCATCCGCTCTGCTTGTGAGCAACATGCCGATGTAACCGTCTTGGAACAAATTCTTGATACCATGGATGGATTGATAGAAGACAAGGGACCTTTCCACATACAGAAATTCAGCGAACTGCACTATCGGTTCCACTTTGAGTTGGTATCGCTTGCAGGCAATGACCTGCTCACCCTCACCTACAGCCGATTGAATCTAGGGGAGGCTGCCTTGCTGTTCAGCCAGACATTGAATAAGCGTGGACTGAAAAAGACCCAGGACGAGCACAGGAAGCTGGTTGCAGCAATCAAGAGCCATGACGCAATAAAAGGCGAGCGTTTCATGCTCGCCCATCTCTGGAGAAAACGTAATCAGTTCAAGAAGCAGGATCAGGAAGGGTAA
- a CDS encoding Rrf2 family transcriptional regulator has product MKLSTKGRYSLQTMVYLATCKENCSIRSISEATGISSGYLEQLMIPLRRAKLVVAERGVQGGYRIARSGITCHEVLNASEGDFHPVPCKDCSRTEACKTHQIWALLQNAVVTYAKQVLIEDLASHLVEHEVGGGI; this is encoded by the coding sequence ATGAAATTATCGACAAAAGGTAGGTACTCGTTGCAGACCATGGTCTATCTGGCCACCTGCAAGGAGAATTGCAGTATACGCTCAATCAGTGAAGCGACAGGTATCAGCAGTGGGTATCTGGAGCAATTGATGATTCCTCTCAGACGTGCAAAGCTTGTGGTTGCTGAGCGTGGGGTGCAGGGAGGATATCGTATTGCCCGTAGTGGAATTACTTGCCATGAAGTACTCAATGCCAGTGAAGGTGACTTTCATCCAGTTCCTTGTAAGGATTGCAGTAGGACAGAAGCCTGCAAAACGCACCAGATATGGGCGTTGCTGCAGAATGCGGTGGTGACCTATGCAAAGCAGGTTTTGATTGAGGACCTAGCCTCACACTTGGTTGAACATGAGGTGGGGGGAGGCATATGA